A single Criblamydia sequanensis CRIB-18 DNA region contains:
- a CDS encoding SDR family NAD(P)-dependent oxidoreductase, producing the protein MSKKLDGKVAIVTGASKGIGASIAEHLGKEGAKVVVNYAKSREGADKVVAKIVKNGSQALAIQADMTKPAEIEKLFSETLKAFGKLDVLINNAGVYEFATLEEITPTHFHKMFDLNVLGLILASREAVSHFGDKGGNIINISSIASTIARANASVYSATKAAVDAITKSLSKELGPRNIRVNSVNPGLVETEGTQTMGMLDSDFRTSVEKESPLRRIGKPQDIAPAVVFLASDDSSWITGETLLIAGGVR; encoded by the coding sequence ATGAGCAAAAAATTAGATGGAAAAGTTGCTATTGTAACAGGTGCGTCTAAAGGGATTGGAGCTTCTATTGCTGAACACCTCGGGAAAGAAGGCGCAAAAGTTGTCGTCAATTACGCCAAAAGCCGGGAAGGAGCGGATAAAGTGGTTGCCAAAATTGTAAAAAATGGCAGTCAAGCACTTGCTATTCAAGCGGATATGACAAAGCCAGCAGAGATTGAAAAGCTATTTTCAGAAACGCTGAAAGCGTTTGGAAAGTTAGACGTGCTGATAAACAATGCCGGCGTATATGAGTTTGCAACCCTTGAAGAGATCACACCGACTCACTTCCATAAAATGTTTGATTTAAATGTTTTAGGGCTAATTTTAGCAAGCCGGGAAGCTGTCTCTCATTTTGGGGATAAGGGCGGCAATATCATCAACATCAGCTCAATAGCTAGCACCATCGCAAGAGCTAATGCTTCTGTTTATAGCGCTACAAAAGCGGCTGTCGATGCCATCACCAAATCTTTAAGTAAGGAACTCGGCCCAAGAAATATCCGAGTCAACTCTGTAAATCCAGGTCTTGTTGAAACAGAAGGCACCCAAACAATGGGGATGCTGGATAGTGATTTTCGAACTTCAGTAGAAAAAGAAAGCCCTTTACGTCGTATTGGCAAGCCGCAAGATATTGCACCTGCGGTTGTCTTTTTAGCATCCGATGATTCTTCCTGGATTACAGGCGAGACGCTTTTGATTGCGGGCGGGGTTCGTTAA
- a CDS encoding ABC transporter ATP-binding protein: MSKEADKSLKDEPVLWPLLNYLRPFWLPILFSLILLIFAKIIEASLPAFMGHLSELLFKDSFEITVRKETFYKIAKGALLLALVLLIGFLAESFSTYLRSVYAERGLYRLRKDVYRHILLLPLQVLDKSKLGSLITRTIHDVDQVNQLFSDSFVPILSNLVIFIVIFAAISFLSVYLAFGILFLLPFVFFLTNNFRLNQKKIYDYIRTLVSDLNAFTQEHLAGVTVIKSFGLIERENKEFTILNQNLKNGYLRAINNFSFFIAGIDFMTSSFYILAFVLIAFTSKNGFNASLYFTMSLYAAMVFRPLADLAERYNSLEASFAGGRRVFQILKENREDLHLGIDLKETIETIEFKDVYFAYNEENWVLQGVSFRVKKGEKIAFVGETGAGKSTIFTLLLRFYDYQKGSILINGIELKNISKESIRKHFSVVLQDPVVFSGSLKDNITLFEEKPDSKQLEEAFKSSRLENVFGPIDLNETLTKSKSLSTGETQLFAFARALYNNREILLFDEATAHIDPKTEEDLENAIQKTIEGKTAITIAHRLSTVKQADLIYVMKNGSIIEEGSHDSLIRLKGVYEKLYRLQFS, encoded by the coding sequence ATGTCCAAAGAAGCTGATAAAAGTTTAAAGGATGAGCCGGTGTTATGGCCGCTTTTGAACTATTTAAGACCTTTTTGGCTACCGATTTTATTTTCTTTGATTTTGTTAATTTTTGCAAAAATTATAGAAGCTTCCTTGCCTGCCTTCATGGGGCATTTGTCAGAGCTTTTATTTAAAGATTCTTTTGAAATTACGGTTAGGAAAGAAACTTTTTATAAGATTGCAAAAGGAGCGCTTTTACTTGCCCTAGTGCTGCTTATCGGCTTTTTAGCGGAATCTTTTAGCACTTATCTAAGAAGCGTTTATGCCGAACGAGGACTTTATAGGCTTCGAAAAGATGTTTACCGCCATATTCTTCTCTTGCCTTTGCAAGTACTAGACAAGTCGAAACTTGGGAGTTTGATTACAAGGACCATTCATGATGTCGATCAGGTGAATCAATTGTTTTCTGACAGTTTTGTTCCCATATTAAGCAACCTTGTCATATTTATCGTTATTTTTGCGGCCATTAGTTTTTTAAGCGTTTATTTGGCTTTTGGAATCTTGTTTCTTTTACCTTTTGTCTTTTTTTTAACGAACAATTTTCGATTGAATCAGAAGAAAATTTATGACTACATACGAACCCTTGTTTCGGATTTAAATGCGTTTACACAAGAGCATCTTGCCGGAGTGACAGTAATTAAAAGTTTTGGCCTAATAGAAAGGGAAAATAAAGAATTTACAATCTTAAATCAGAATTTAAAAAATGGCTATTTAAGAGCTATCAATAATTTCTCATTTTTTATAGCCGGCATTGATTTCATGACAAGCTCATTTTACATATTAGCTTTTGTTTTGATTGCGTTTACATCAAAAAATGGCTTTAATGCTTCTCTTTATTTTACCATGAGCCTTTATGCGGCGATGGTGTTTAGGCCCCTTGCAGATCTTGCCGAACGTTATAATTCCTTAGAAGCCTCTTTTGCCGGGGGAAGACGAGTCTTTCAAATTCTAAAGGAAAATAGGGAAGACCTTCACTTGGGAATTGATCTAAAAGAAACTATTGAAACGATCGAATTTAAAGACGTCTATTTTGCTTATAATGAAGAAAATTGGGTGCTTCAAGGGGTGAGCTTTAGAGTTAAAAAGGGTGAGAAAATAGCTTTTGTTGGAGAAACTGGAGCTGGTAAATCTACTATTTTTACGCTTTTGCTTCGTTTTTATGATTATCAAAAGGGGTCGATACTTATCAATGGCATTGAATTAAAAAATATTTCCAAAGAAAGTATACGAAAGCACTTTAGCGTTGTTTTACAAGACCCGGTTGTTTTTTCCGGAAGCTTAAAAGATAATATCACTCTATTTGAAGAAAAACCGGACTCAAAACAGCTTGAAGAAGCTTTTAAATCAAGCCGGCTTGAAAACGTATTTGGACCCATTGATTTAAATGAAACATTGACTAAATCTAAAAGCTTATCCACCGGCGAGACCCAGCTTTTTGCTTTTGCAAGAGCTCTTTATAATAATCGCGAAATCCTCCTTTTTGATGAAGCAACAGCTCACATAGATCCAAAAACAGAAGAAGATCTTGAAAACGCGATTCAAAAAACGATTGAAGGGAAAACTGCCATAACGATTGCACATCGGTTGTCTACTGTTAAGCAAGCTGACCTAATCTATGTCATGAAAAACGGGTCCATAATAGAAGAAGGAAGCCATGATTCTTTGATACGATTGAAAGGTGTTTATGAAAAACTTTACCGTTTACAATTCTCCTAG
- a CDS encoding ABC transporter ATP-binding protein, whose amino-acid sequence MEKSLFANLKAIILKYRKRFLKGFLFVLLSNLLLLLNPLLFRQALYKLDAKGNFKEDLWSLTSYFPDSILLWGALLLTVAFLSTFFKYLMRIAFISISREAESWIREIIFFRIEDQSQEFFDRYGIGELLSRLTNDITRYRDVLGPGLMYPFFGVTLIFPGLIILFFLSWQLALVALIPIIAIPIAYTFFKGRIYSSSEEVLSKYAALSDYAAEHYSNIRLVKSAGIEKRLERVFNKLSYSLIKPSVYLTTIEGTFYPLIASLTRLSPILVLLTAAFFSHFYGVSFKTPDLLSFIWVQSYIYGPVLMLSWVFPFYETGKASYDRLKAIYDEPIKVIDPKNNIRIKPDDLYLEIKNLSFTYPGASKKALDDFSLLVKKGEHIGITGPIGSGKSTLFKLISRAYEIDPGKILFSGVDIKDIPLKEIYLNLALCEQIPFLFSKTIAENARFASEDASMEDLEIVFKFADLHETILSFPEQYDTMIGERGITLSGGQKMRLALARAFLLKRPILLFDDIFSSVDATTEEHILSSIKSFFKGRTILLISERISALEKMDRVLYLQEGKIVEQGTPEELKKLNGKYQSLYELNKLDLKQE is encoded by the coding sequence ATGGAAAAAAGCCTTTTTGCCAATTTAAAAGCGATTATTTTAAAGTATCGTAAACGCTTTTTAAAAGGGTTTCTATTTGTTTTACTTTCCAATCTCTTACTTCTTTTAAACCCTCTTCTCTTTAGACAAGCCCTTTATAAGTTAGATGCAAAAGGCAATTTTAAAGAGGACTTATGGAGTCTCACAAGTTATTTTCCGGATAGCATCCTCTTATGGGGAGCTCTTCTCTTAACGGTAGCTTTTTTATCGACTTTTTTTAAATACCTTATGCGAATCGCCTTTATTTCGATAAGCCGTGAAGCTGAAAGCTGGATTCGAGAAATTATATTTTTTCGAATAGAAGATCAATCCCAAGAGTTTTTTGACCGCTATGGAATAGGAGAGCTTTTAAGCAGGCTTACAAACGATATCACGAGGTATAGGGATGTATTGGGGCCGGGGTTGATGTACCCATTCTTTGGAGTGACCCTCATTTTTCCTGGCTTGATTATTCTTTTTTTTCTTTCATGGCAGCTTGCTCTTGTTGCTTTAATACCAATTATAGCTATTCCCATAGCCTACACATTTTTTAAAGGAAGAATTTACAGCTCTTCAGAGGAGGTTTTAAGCAAGTATGCGGCTTTAAGCGACTATGCGGCCGAGCATTATTCTAACATTCGACTTGTAAAATCCGCCGGGATAGAAAAACGATTAGAAAGAGTGTTTAATAAACTTAGCTATTCTTTAATTAAACCAAGTGTTTATTTAACCACTATTGAGGGAACCTTTTATCCATTAATCGCTTCTTTAACAAGGCTTTCACCTATTTTAGTCTTATTGACAGCTGCTTTTTTCTCGCATTTTTATGGCGTATCTTTTAAAACCCCTGACCTTCTCTCATTTATTTGGGTGCAATCCTATATCTATGGCCCGGTTCTTATGCTAAGTTGGGTTTTTCCATTTTATGAAACCGGGAAAGCCTCTTATGATCGTTTGAAAGCTATTTATGATGAACCGATCAAAGTCATCGATCCCAAAAATAATATAAGAATTAAACCGGACGATCTTTATCTTGAAATTAAAAACCTGTCTTTTACTTATCCGGGAGCTTCAAAAAAAGCCCTGGATGATTTTTCACTCCTTGTAAAGAAAGGGGAGCATATCGGGATAACAGGCCCTATTGGAAGCGGAAAAAGCACTCTTTTTAAGTTAATTTCAAGGGCGTATGAAATTGACCCGGGAAAAATTCTCTTTTCAGGGGTGGATATCAAAGATATTCCCTTAAAAGAAATATACCTTAATTTAGCGCTTTGCGAGCAGATTCCTTTTCTATTTTCTAAAACGATAGCAGAGAATGCCCGTTTTGCAAGTGAAGATGCTTCTATGGAGGATCTAGAGATTGTTTTTAAGTTTGCAGACCTTCATGAAACGATTCTTTCTTTTCCCGAGCAATACGATACTATGATCGGAGAAAGGGGAATCACTTTATCAGGAGGTCAGAAAATGAGGCTTGCTCTTGCAAGGGCATTCTTATTAAAAAGACCCATTTTGCTTTTTGACGACATCTTCTCAAGCGTGGATGCGACAACAGAAGAGCATATTCTCTCTTCAATTAAAAGCTTCTTTAAAGGAAGAACGATCCTTTTGATATCTGAGAGAATTTCAGCTCTTGAAAAAATGGATAGGGTCCTTTATCTCCAAGAAGGGAAAATTGTGGAGCAAGGCACTCCAGAAGAATTGAAAAAGCTAAATGGCAAGTATCAATCCCTCTATGAGCTAAACAAGCTGGATTTGAAGCAGGAATAA
- a CDS encoding glycosyltransferase: protein MENTIRIFIGTEPMQWLPTQVLKYSVTKRTKEKVEFKDLQNIPLNLKTKMYTGFSFYRFSIPEACGYQGRAIYLDADMVCLGDIQELFSMDLKGKNAIAKQMDDKRFFTSCMLLDCEHLKHWKIHEWVTLINAGLTSYQGTMCGAPDGMNHDDFGVLPPIWNDFDHYDDTTKIIHYTHVPTQPWKKPGHPFRGAFLEELNECLEKGILTREQVQNEVDQKHIYPTLLKDMEDYITSHKK from the coding sequence ATGGAAAACACAATCAGGATTTTTATCGGGACAGAACCCATGCAATGGCTTCCAACTCAAGTTCTTAAGTATAGTGTCACGAAACGAACTAAGGAGAAGGTTGAATTTAAAGATCTTCAAAATATTCCTTTAAATTTGAAAACCAAAATGTATACAGGGTTTTCATTTTATCGTTTTTCGATTCCTGAAGCGTGCGGCTATCAGGGTAGAGCCATTTATTTAGATGCCGATATGGTTTGTCTAGGGGATATACAAGAGTTATTTTCTATGGATTTAAAGGGGAAAAATGCCATCGCTAAACAAATGGATGACAAACGTTTTTTTACAAGCTGCATGCTTCTTGATTGCGAACACCTAAAGCATTGGAAAATCCATGAATGGGTGACACTCATTAATGCCGGTTTGACTTCCTATCAAGGGACCATGTGCGGTGCTCCGGATGGCATGAATCACGACGATTTTGGCGTTCTTCCCCCTATTTGGAATGATTTTGATCACTATGATGATACAACTAAGATTATTCATTATACGCATGTCCCAACCCAACCATGGAAAAAGCCAGGCCACCCCTTTAGAGGGGCTTTTTTAGAAGAGCTAAACGAATGCTTAGAAAAAGGAATTCTCACAAGAGAGCAAGTTCAAAACGAAGTGGATCAAAAACACATATACCCAACTCTCTTAAAAGATATGGAAGACTATATAACAAGCCATAAAAAGTAG
- a CDS encoding site-2 protease family protein produces MILSIILALLCLSFLIFIHELGHYFMARRVGMRVETFAIGFGRPIYSWVRNGVKWQIGWLPFGGYVRIKGQETEEGGDPYEIPDGFFGKSPWDRIKVAFAGPFMNIAFALLIFGLLYALGGREKNFSEFTHKIGWVDPKSQLYQAGIRPGDEITAYGSSAYSGIKDHLYMPMTQGDEIQVLGNKVNYFKKEKEPFKLSVKTYPNPLASDKGILTSGIVDSAHYIIYNKIGDKENPLLTGSPLENSGLQYGDRILWADGEVIFSLRQLNKILNDDRVYLTIERQGKILHKRVPRVEVQELKLDPEIRDELSDWQHEANLKSLKLNMLYALPYNLNNEAVIEKELKFIDRDTEEEAFPRHPFSDSEAPLLVGDKIIAVNGERIRFSYELLKLLQERKVTIIAERDSKILVPTNYDQSDNDFDDRTEWSDLKKIANSIGLEAPIRSSGNLILLKTVAPKKRSEFLEVQEDFAAAIQEERQRIEKIEDPEKRAYALNRLENEENQLQLGIPNVQDRKVTYNPGPIELFKGIIGEIYRTLYALLSGNLSPKWMSGPVGIVQVVHEGFMVSLKEVLYWIGFISLNLGVINLLPIPVLDGGTIVFALYEMVSGKRIKPKTMEKLIIPFGILIIGFFIFLTYHDLARVFKNIFPE; encoded by the coding sequence ATGATCTTGAGCATTATTCTCGCTCTACTTTGCTTAAGCTTTTTGATATTCATCCACGAGCTAGGCCATTATTTTATGGCAAGGCGTGTTGGGATGCGTGTTGAAACTTTTGCAATTGGTTTTGGCCGCCCCATTTACTCATGGGTAAGAAATGGCGTAAAGTGGCAAATTGGCTGGCTTCCCTTTGGGGGCTATGTCCGAATTAAAGGACAAGAGACGGAAGAGGGTGGAGACCCTTACGAAATTCCAGATGGTTTTTTTGGTAAAAGCCCGTGGGATCGTATAAAGGTTGCTTTTGCCGGACCTTTCATGAATATTGCTTTTGCCCTTTTAATTTTTGGTCTTCTTTATGCCTTGGGCGGACGTGAGAAAAATTTTTCTGAATTTACTCACAAAATCGGCTGGGTAGACCCTAAATCGCAACTCTATCAAGCAGGTATTAGACCGGGAGATGAGATTACAGCTTACGGATCGAGTGCTTATTCAGGAATTAAAGATCATCTTTACATGCCTATGACTCAAGGAGATGAAATCCAAGTCCTTGGCAATAAAGTGAATTATTTTAAAAAAGAAAAAGAGCCTTTTAAGCTAAGTGTTAAGACTTACCCTAACCCCTTAGCTTCGGATAAAGGAATTCTAACTTCCGGTATTGTCGATTCAGCGCACTACATCATCTACAACAAGATCGGGGACAAAGAAAACCCGTTACTTACCGGATCCCCACTTGAAAATAGCGGCCTTCAATACGGCGATAGAATTCTCTGGGCAGATGGCGAAGTTATTTTTTCTTTAAGGCAGCTCAATAAAATCTTAAATGACGACCGCGTTTATTTGACCATTGAACGCCAAGGAAAAATTCTTCATAAGAGAGTGCCTCGCGTGGAAGTTCAAGAGCTAAAGCTTGATCCTGAAATTCGTGATGAGTTATCCGACTGGCAGCATGAAGCCAATCTAAAGTCTTTAAAGCTAAATATGCTTTATGCTTTGCCTTATAATTTAAATAACGAAGCTGTTATTGAAAAAGAGCTTAAATTTATCGATAGGGATACAGAAGAAGAAGCTTTTCCAAGACACCCCTTTTCAGATAGCGAAGCGCCTCTTTTAGTGGGTGATAAAATAATCGCGGTTAACGGCGAAAGGATCCGATTTTCCTACGAGCTTTTAAAGCTTTTACAAGAGCGTAAAGTCACCATTATTGCTGAACGAGACAGTAAAATTTTAGTGCCCACAAATTATGATCAATCTGACAATGACTTTGATGATAGGACAGAATGGAGCGACTTAAAAAAGATTGCCAATTCAATCGGTCTTGAAGCCCCGATCAGAAGTTCCGGAAATCTTATCCTTTTAAAAACTGTAGCTCCAAAAAAGCGAAGCGAATTTTTAGAAGTTCAAGAAGATTTCGCAGCTGCCATTCAAGAAGAAAGGCAACGGATTGAAAAAATTGAAGATCCTGAAAAAAGAGCGTACGCTTTAAATAGACTTGAGAACGAAGAGAATCAGCTGCAACTAGGCATTCCAAATGTTCAAGATCGTAAAGTGACTTATAACCCGGGTCCGATTGAGCTTTTTAAAGGAATTATAGGCGAAATCTATCGCACGCTATATGCGCTATTAAGCGGAAATTTAAGTCCAAAGTGGATGAGCGGCCCTGTCGGGATTGTCCAAGTCGTTCATGAAGGCTTTATGGTCAGCTTAAAAGAAGTACTTTATTGGATTGGGTTTATCAGCTTAAACCTTGGGGTAATTAATCTCTTGCCCATCCCTGTATTAGATGGCGGAACGATTGTTTTTGCCCTTTACGAAATGGTTTCAGGAAAGAGAATAAAGCCAAAAACTATGGAAAAATTGATCATACCTTTCGGGATATTGATTATCGGCTTTTTTATCTTCTTGACCTACCATGACTTAGCAAGAGTTTTTAAAAATATTTTCCCCGAATAA
- a CDS encoding 1-deoxy-D-xylulose-5-phosphate reductoisomerase codes for MKKIAILGSTGSIGKQTLDVIRNLGKEEFKVVSLAAKSDWETLYKQSLEFDPEIIALYDRKAAFELRKILPNKEILEGEEGVLLASSWASSELVVSAISGTLGLKPTIKAIEAGKDIALANKEALVSGGKFILELAKKKGANLLPVDSEHSAIFQCLKGNAKNEVSRLIITASGGPFKNRSYDELDSISYNEALKHPTWQMGPKITIDCSTLMNKGLEVIEAHFLFDIPVEKIEVVIHPESVIHSLVEFIDGSMMAQMSRPTMFVPIQYALTHPERKKGLLEPFNFELFSSLHFQKPDFNRFVCLKLAFDALKIGKSMPCFMNAANEVLVERFSKNQVSWLEIGNKLNKLMDAYEPIAIHSLDDIIEVDNEAKRIALTY; via the coding sequence ATGAAAAAAATCGCTATATTAGGATCTACAGGATCTATTGGAAAGCAGACTCTCGATGTGATTCGAAATCTTGGAAAAGAAGAGTTCAAAGTAGTTTCGCTTGCAGCAAAATCCGATTGGGAGACCCTCTATAAACAATCGCTTGAATTTGATCCTGAAATTATAGCGCTTTATGATAGGAAAGCGGCTTTTGAATTAAGAAAAATTTTGCCGAATAAAGAAATTTTAGAAGGAGAGGAAGGGGTTCTTCTCGCAAGCTCATGGGCATCTTCCGAGCTTGTTGTTTCAGCAATTTCAGGAACCTTAGGCTTAAAGCCGACCATCAAAGCCATAGAGGCCGGCAAAGATATCGCGCTTGCCAACAAGGAAGCCTTAGTATCAGGTGGAAAGTTCATTTTAGAGTTAGCCAAAAAAAAGGGTGCAAATCTTTTACCCGTTGATAGTGAGCATAGCGCTATTTTTCAATGTCTTAAAGGGAATGCCAAGAATGAAGTTTCAAGATTAATTATTACAGCTTCCGGCGGCCCCTTTAAAAACCGTTCATACGATGAATTAGATTCCATTTCCTACAATGAAGCCCTAAAGCACCCGACATGGCAGATGGGTCCAAAAATTACAATCGATTGCTCAACTTTAATGAATAAAGGCCTTGAAGTCATTGAAGCTCATTTTTTATTTGATATCCCGGTTGAAAAAATTGAAGTGGTCATCCACCCTGAAAGTGTGATCCATAGCTTAGTTGAGTTTATTGATGGATCGATGATGGCCCAGATGAGCCGTCCGACGATGTTTGTTCCCATCCAATACGCTTTAACCCACCCTGAAAGAAAAAAAGGTCTTTTAGAGCCCTTCAATTTTGAGCTTTTTTCGAGTCTTCACTTTCAAAAGCCCGATTTCAACCGTTTTGTTTGTTTAAAACTGGCGTTTGATGCTTTAAAAATTGGAAAAAGCATGCCTTGTTTTATGAATGCTGCCAATGAAGTGTTAGTAGAAAGATTTTCAAAAAATCAAGTGTCTTGGTTAGAAATCGGAAATAAATTAAATAAACTAATGGACGCTTACGAGCCGATTGCCATTCATTCGCTAGACGATATTATAGAAGTTGATAACGAGGCGAAAAGAATTGCTTTAACTTATTGA
- a CDS encoding metal ABC transporter permease — MKAPFNPYTGEDFFGFILLFIKRIFLFLTGILNPSELVSDEIQLLTLISISISSALIGSFLVLRKMAMLANSISHTILVGIVAAYFLSGISFQESHESSNNANLFILLAASLVMGIATSFLTEFFTKTMKLQEDASIGLVFTTLFAIGITLVTLLTRSQHVGTELVTGNVDALHINDLKLSLIVLGINLAILILFYKEYLITSFDPFFASSLGFSVTSINYLIMTQASFTVTSAFRAVGVIMVLALMTGPVLAARLLTKELHKMLLMASFLGILASLFGVAMARHALSLYSLALSTAGTTILAIAIIFIITACYFLFKEFHFFKRNLKNNW; from the coding sequence ATGAAAGCGCCTTTTAACCCCTATACAGGAGAAGATTTTTTTGGTTTTATTCTTTTATTTATAAAAAGAATCTTTCTCTTTCTCACGGGCATATTAAATCCAAGCGAGCTTGTTTCAGATGAAATTCAGCTCCTTACTTTAATTTCCATTTCCATATCTTCCGCCCTTATCGGGTCCTTTCTTGTTTTAAGAAAAATGGCTATGCTGGCTAATTCTATTTCACACACTATTTTAGTTGGGATTGTAGCAGCCTATTTTTTAAGCGGCATTTCATTTCAAGAAAGCCACGAAAGTTCAAACAATGCCAATCTTTTTATTCTTCTTGCAGCTTCCTTAGTCATGGGAATTGCAACTTCTTTTTTAACCGAATTTTTTACTAAAACCATGAAACTGCAAGAAGATGCGAGTATCGGGCTTGTCTTCACAACTCTTTTTGCAATAGGAATTACACTTGTCACTTTACTGACAAGGTCTCAGCATGTAGGGACTGAACTTGTTACAGGAAATGTCGATGCCTTGCATATCAACGATCTAAAGCTATCTCTTATTGTCCTTGGCATTAATCTTGCAATCCTGATCCTTTTCTATAAGGAATACCTGATTACTTCTTTTGACCCTTTCTTTGCATCCTCGCTTGGCTTTTCAGTGACGTCTATTAACTATCTCATCATGACGCAAGCCTCTTTTACAGTGACAAGTGCTTTTAGGGCAGTTGGGGTCATTATGGTCTTGGCTTTAATGACGGGCCCTGTCTTAGCGGCCAGGCTTTTGACAAAAGAGCTTCACAAGATGCTATTAATGGCAAGTTTTTTAGGCATATTAGCCTCTCTTTTTGGAGTCGCCATGGCTCGACATGCCCTCTCTCTTTACTCTCTTGCTTTATCGACAGCCGGAACTACCATTTTGGCTATAGCCATTATATTTATAATCACCGCTTGTTACTTTTTATTTAAAGAATTTCATTTTTTTAAGAGAAATTTGAAAAATAATTGGTAA
- a CDS encoding metal ABC transporter permease: MFIFDYFLDPVLMPPTIGSMLMCLSSGIVGVFVFLKKESLIGETLSHAAYPGIIMGIILSGLLSSYEGGEGPLFVFLSILGGVIASFLGIFSIRILESVFKVKQDAALCFVLSLFFGIGILLASYVQFAFSEMYQKAQSFLYGQAATMTFSHLKIYVVLTLALLVIFTLLFKEIEVLCFDSAYARSLGLKVGALDAFFSFLIAVAICIGVRTVGVVLMSAMLIAPAATARQFTHRLSTLFLLAAFFSMASGFLGNVFSNEASIYLSNLYPNERLSLPTGPTIVLVSSFFCILALFFAPERGLFVRFFRRLSFRYKCLLENILKSLWRAKPTHPASFNKIASYQNNSNLTIAFALFQLKRSGWIDKNKEGYSLTKEGEAWAKRIVRLHRLWEVYLADYLNVSVEKVHRNAEEMEHIITPELERELTRLLKDPEKDPHEQPIPKEELF; this comes from the coding sequence ATGTTCATTTTTGATTATTTCCTAGATCCTGTTTTAATGCCTCCGACAATTGGCTCCATGCTTATGTGTCTATCATCCGGGATTGTCGGGGTGTTTGTTTTTTTAAAGAAAGAATCGCTTATCGGAGAGACTTTATCGCACGCCGCTTACCCTGGAATTATCATGGGGATTATCCTTAGCGGTTTGCTTTCAAGCTATGAAGGAGGAGAAGGTCCTCTTTTTGTTTTCCTTTCCATTCTCGGGGGCGTGATCGCTTCATTTTTGGGGATTTTTAGCATACGAATATTAGAATCTGTTTTTAAAGTGAAACAAGATGCGGCCCTTTGCTTTGTCCTTTCTCTTTTTTTTGGCATTGGCATTCTTTTAGCAAGTTATGTTCAATTTGCTTTCTCTGAAATGTATCAAAAAGCGCAAAGCTTCTTATACGGGCAAGCTGCCACGATGACTTTCTCTCATCTCAAAATTTATGTGGTTTTAACCCTTGCCTTGCTTGTGATATTCACGCTTCTTTTTAAAGAAATAGAGGTTCTTTGTTTTGACTCGGCTTATGCTAGAAGTTTAGGCTTAAAAGTCGGCGCGCTTGATGCTTTTTTCTCTTTTTTAATTGCTGTCGCTATCTGTATTGGAGTTAGAACTGTGGGTGTTGTTTTAATGAGCGCTATGCTAATTGCGCCCGCTGCAACAGCAAGGCAATTTACCCATAGGCTCTCTACCCTGTTTCTTCTAGCTGCTTTCTTTAGCATGGCAAGCGGGTTTCTTGGAAATGTCTTCTCTAATGAGGCGAGCATCTATTTATCCAATTTATACCCAAATGAGCGCCTATCGCTGCCAACTGGGCCAACCATTGTTTTGGTTTCCTCGTTTTTTTGCATCCTAGCTCTATTTTTTGCCCCTGAAAGAGGATTATTTGTCCGTTTTTTTAGAAGATTATCTTTTAGATATAAATGCCTTCTTGAAAATATTTTGAAATCCCTATGGCGGGCTAAACCTACCCATCCTGCATCTTTTAACAAAATAGCTTCCTATCAAAATAATTCCAACCTAACTATTGCTTTTGCTCTTTTTCAATTAAAAAGAAGCGGCTGGATAGATAAAAATAAAGAAGGGTACAGTCTGACAAAAGAGGGGGAAGCTTGGGCAAAACGTATTGTTAGGCTCCATAGGCTTTGGGAAGTTTATTTAGCTGATTATTTAAATGTATCCGTTGAAAAAGTTCATAGAAATGCTGAAGAAATGGAGCATATCATTACCCCTGAACTTGAAAGAGAGCTTACCAGACTTTTAAAGGATCCGGAAAAAGACCCTCACGAGCAGCCGATCCCCAAAGAGGAGCTCTTTTAA